The proteins below come from a single Microtus ochrogaster isolate Prairie Vole_2 chromosome 8, MicOch1.0, whole genome shotgun sequence genomic window:
- the LOC101987121 gene encoding olfactory receptor 10A3-like, which yields MRRQNDSSVVEFILLGFSHLPELQAHLFRAFLVIYLMTLTGNAIIVTVIFLDQSLHIPMYQFLQNLSVVEASFSTAIMPEMLVVLTSTKATISFGGCFAQMYFILLFGGTECFLLGAMAYDRFAAICHPLSYPVIMNKRVFMKLLICSWISGIMVATVQTTWVFSFPFCGPSKINHISCETPAVLELVCADTFLFEIYAFTGTILIVMVPFLLILLSYTWILFAILKMPSSTGRQKAFSTCASHLTSVTLFYGTACMTYLQPKSRYSPDTKKLMSLAYSLLTPLLNPLIYSLRNKEMKKAVVKLWERKVALHTM from the coding sequence ATGAGGAGGCAGAATGATAGCTCTGTGGTTGAATTCATCCTCTTGGGCTTTTCTCACCTTCCTGAGCTCCAAGCACACCTGTTTAGAGCTTTCTTGGTTATTTATTTGATGACTCTGACAGGAAATGCTATTATTGTCACTGTCATCTTCCTGGACCAGAGCTTGCACATCCCCATGTACCAGTTCCTGCAGAACTTGTCAGTGGTGGAAGCGAGCTTCAGCACAGCCATTATGCCTGAAATGCTGGTGGTCCTCACCTCCACGAAAGCCACCATTTCCTTTGGGGGCTGTTTTGCACAGATgtatttcattcttctctttggTGGGACTGAGTGTTTTCTCCTGGGGGCAATGGCTTATGACCGCTTTGCTGCAATCTGCCATCCTCTGTCCTACCCGGTCATTATGAACAAAAGGGTCTTCATGAAACTACTGATATGCTCATGGATATCAGGGATCATGGTAGCAACTGTGCAGACCACATGGGTGTTTAGCTTCCCTTTTTGTGGTCCTAGTAAAATTAATCATATATCATGTGAAACCCCAGCCGTGCTGGAGCTTGTATGTGCAGATACGTTCCTGTTTGAAATCTATGCCTTCACAGGCACCATTTTGATTGTCATGGTCCCTTTTCTGTTGATACTCTTGTCTTATACTTGGATTCTTTTTGCCATCCTGAAGATGCCATCCTCTACAGGGAGGCAGAAGGCCTTTTCCACGTGTGCCTCTCACCTCACGTCTGTCACCCTCTTCTATGGCACAGCCTGCATGACCTATTTGCAGCCCAAATCCAGGTACTCACCAGACACCAAGAAACTGATGTCATTGGCTTACTCTCTGCTTACCCCTCTGCTGAATCCActcatctacagcctgaggaacaaggaGATGAAAAAGGCCGTAGTGAAATTATGGGAAAGAAAAGTGGCTTTACATACCATGTGA